Proteins from a single region of Pseudomonas quebecensis:
- a CDS encoding winged helix-turn-helix domain-containing protein, which translates to MENLGLGKVLLVEDDERLAGLIAHFLSQHGFDVRVVHRGDEALEAFLDFTPKMVVLDLMLPGQSGLQVCREIRRVSDTPIVILTAKEDDLDHILGLESGADDYVIKPIKPPVLLARLRALQRRQAPEPTVRGALAFGRLAIDRSCRVVSLGDERIDLTTMEFELLWLLASNAGSILSRDDILNRMRGIAFDGLNRSVDVYISKLRAKLNDNPREPVCIKTIWGKGYLFNPFAWEV; encoded by the coding sequence ATGGAAAACCTGGGGCTGGGCAAGGTTCTGCTGGTCGAGGACGACGAGCGACTGGCAGGGCTGATCGCACATTTTTTGTCGCAGCATGGCTTTGACGTGCGAGTGGTGCACCGGGGCGACGAGGCCCTGGAAGCCTTTCTGGATTTCACCCCGAAGATGGTGGTGCTCGACCTGATGCTGCCGGGCCAGAGCGGCCTGCAGGTGTGCCGTGAAATCCGTCGCGTGTCGGACACACCGATTGTGATCCTCACCGCCAAGGAGGACGACCTGGACCATATCCTGGGCCTGGAGTCCGGCGCCGACGACTACGTGATCAAGCCGATCAAACCACCCGTGCTGCTGGCGCGCCTGCGTGCGCTGCAACGCAGGCAGGCGCCCGAGCCCACGGTACGTGGCGCGCTGGCGTTCGGCCGGTTGGCCATCGACCGCAGTTGCCGGGTGGTCAGCCTGGGCGACGAGCGCATCGACCTGACCACCATGGAGTTCGAACTGCTCTGGCTGCTGGCCAGCAACGCCGGCAGCATCCTGTCGCGCGATGACATTCTCAACCGCATGCGCGGTATCGCCTTCGACGGGCTCAACCGCAGCGTCGACGTGTACATCAGCAAGCTGCGCGCCAAGCTCAACGACAACCCTCGCGAACCGGTCTGCATCAAGACCATCTGGGGCAAGGGCTACCTGTTCAATCCGTTTGCGTGGGAGGTCTAG
- a CDS encoding ATP-binding protein — translation MLRLYLRLYLILALGLAGAIWLVNYTFDELVPEANETYNREALRGPAYGLVEQLRPLPVTQRQARLAELQPYYGLRLQLVLKDAQALTAREQALLAEGRLVVRGDFMEFLADIDGGPQLLEIKLPEEPKWLYMWAYGFLGVCLAVVLYFWVRPHWRDLEHIRLAAQRFGDNDLGSRILLPRRSTVRELAGHFNQMAERIESLIANQRELTNAVSHELRTPIARLSFELDQLKQQADPRQRGELIADMYADLGELEEMVSELLTYASLERGATQVTRERIEAHSWLDSVIASVALEAEAAGVQLSLRVCEVDFIQIEPRFMARAVINLLRNAIRYAERRVQVSLIAFGSGYEVRVCDDGPGVPEDGRAKIFQPFMRLDASRDRRTGGFGLGLALVQRVSQWHGGQVEVQDSEWGGASFRMTWAYAE, via the coding sequence GTGCTGCGACTTTACCTGCGTCTGTATCTGATCCTGGCGTTGGGGCTGGCGGGCGCGATCTGGCTGGTCAACTACACCTTCGACGAGTTGGTGCCCGAGGCCAACGAAACCTACAACCGCGAGGCCTTGCGTGGCCCGGCTTACGGCCTGGTGGAGCAATTGCGGCCGCTGCCCGTTACACAGCGCCAGGCGCGGCTTGCTGAGCTGCAACCTTATTACGGGCTGCGTCTGCAACTGGTGCTCAAGGATGCTCAGGCACTGACGGCTCGCGAGCAAGCGCTGCTGGCCGAGGGGCGGCTGGTGGTACGTGGCGACTTTATGGAGTTCCTCGCCGATATTGACGGTGGCCCGCAATTGCTGGAGATCAAGCTGCCGGAAGAGCCTAAATGGCTGTATATGTGGGCCTATGGGTTTCTCGGCGTGTGCCTGGCCGTTGTCCTGTATTTTTGGGTGCGCCCGCATTGGCGCGACCTGGAGCACATCCGCCTGGCCGCCCAACGCTTTGGTGATAACGACCTCGGCTCACGTATCCTGCTGCCGCGCCGTTCCACCGTGCGCGAGCTGGCCGGTCACTTCAATCAGATGGCCGAGCGCATCGAAAGCCTGATCGCCAATCAGCGCGAACTCACCAACGCGGTATCCCATGAACTGCGCACGCCGATCGCGCGGCTGTCGTTCGAACTCGACCAGCTCAAGCAACAGGCCGACCCACGCCAGCGCGGCGAGCTGATTGCCGACATGTACGCCGACCTGGGCGAGCTGGAAGAGATGGTCTCGGAGTTGCTCACCTACGCCAGCCTGGAGCGAGGCGCCACGCAGGTAACCCGCGAGCGCATCGAAGCCCACAGCTGGCTCGACAGCGTTATCGCCAGCGTGGCGCTGGAGGCCGAAGCGGCCGGCGTCCAGTTATCGCTGCGGGTGTGTGAGGTGGACTTTATCCAGATTGAGCCGCGCTTTATGGCTCGCGCGGTGATCAACCTGTTGCGCAACGCCATCCGTTACGCCGAGCGGCGGGTACAGGTGTCGCTGATCGCGTTCGGTAGCGGCTATGAAGTGCGTGTATGTGACGACGGCCCCGGCGTGCCCGAGGACGGCCGCGCGAAAATCTTCCAGCCGTTCATGCGCCTGGACGCCAGTCGCGACCGTCGCACCGGCGGCTTCGGCCTCGGCCTGGCCCTGGTGCAACGGGTGTCCCAGTGGCATGGAGGGCAGGTCGAGGTGCAGGATTCGGAGTGGGGCGGGGCGTCGTTTCGCATGACCTGGGCTTACGCCGAATAA
- the ampC gene encoding class C beta-lactamase, with protein MRHSVRSLALSSLLLSAGHCLADSDLRPVVNASVEPLMQQQGITGLSVAVIHKGQVQYFNYGLASRDTRQPVTENTLFEVGSVSKTFAATLGGYAQATGKLKLTDPAAQHLPTLKGSALERISLLQLATYTAGGLPLQFPQAADNADNMLSYFQHWTPAYAPGTQRLYSNPSIGLFGYLAARSLGQPYHVAMEQTLLPKLGLKNTYVNVPDEQKPRYAQGYDKQDKPVRVSPGALDSEAYGIKTTARDLAHYVIANMHPQTLEQPLQQAIATAHSGYYQVDGMTQALGWEYYPYPIALQALIDGNSTPMAMQPHAVGWFATPHAQPANVLYNKTGSTGGFGAYVAYVPAQDKGVVILANRNYPNAERVKVAHAILSALAP; from the coding sequence ATGCGTCACTCCGTACGATCACTCGCCCTCTCTAGCCTGCTGCTCAGCGCCGGTCACTGTCTGGCCGATTCCGACCTGCGCCCCGTGGTCAACGCCAGCGTCGAACCGCTGATGCAGCAGCAAGGCATCACCGGTCTTTCGGTGGCAGTGATCCACAAAGGCCAGGTGCAATACTTTAATTACGGCCTCGCTTCCAGAGACACGCGACAGCCCGTGACCGAAAACACGCTGTTTGAAGTGGGTTCGGTCAGTAAAACCTTCGCCGCCACGCTTGGCGGCTACGCCCAGGCTACCGGCAAACTTAAGCTCACGGACCCGGCCGCCCAGCACCTGCCGACTCTCAAGGGCAGCGCTCTAGAACGTATCAGCCTGCTGCAATTGGCGACCTACACCGCGGGCGGCCTGCCGTTGCAGTTTCCCCAGGCCGCCGACAATGCCGACAACATGCTCAGCTACTTCCAGCACTGGACACCCGCCTACGCCCCCGGCACGCAGCGGTTGTATTCCAACCCGAGCATCGGCCTGTTCGGCTATCTGGCCGCGCGAAGCCTGGGGCAGCCTTACCACGTCGCCATGGAGCAGACGCTGCTGCCCAAACTAGGCCTGAAAAACACCTACGTAAACGTGCCAGACGAGCAAAAACCTCGTTACGCCCAGGGCTATGACAAGCAGGACAAGCCCGTGCGCGTTTCCCCTGGCGCGCTGGACAGCGAAGCCTATGGCATCAAGACCACAGCCCGTGACCTGGCGCATTACGTCATCGCGAACATGCACCCGCAAACCCTGGAGCAACCGCTGCAACAAGCCATCGCCACCGCCCATAGCGGTTATTACCAAGTAGACGGCATGACCCAGGCTCTGGGCTGGGAGTACTACCCTTACCCCATCGCGCTGCAGGCCCTGATCGACGGCAACTCCACGCCGATGGCCATGCAACCCCACGCGGTCGGTTGGTTTGCCACGCCCCACGCGCAACCGGCCAATGTGCTGTACAACAAAACCGGTTCCACCGGCGGTTTTGGCGCGTACGTCGCGTATGTGCCAGCCCAGGACAAAGGCGTGGTGATCCTGGCGAACAGGAATTACCCGAACGCTGAGCGGGTAAAGGTGGCGCATGCGATCCTGAGCGCGCTGGCACCCTAA
- a CDS encoding LysR family transcriptional regulator encodes MLRSHLPLNALRAFEASARHLSFTRAAIELCVTQAAVSHQVKSLEAQLNVTLFKRLPRGLMLTREGETLLPVLRESFDRIAQTLGQFEGGHYREVLTVGAVGTFAVGWLLPRLSDFQARYPLIDLRLSTHNNRVDVAAEGLDYAVRFGAGAWHGTDACHVLAAPLTVLCIPAIAEHLHAPHDLLKHTLLRSYRADEWNLWFHAAGLPADTLVPRSIVFDSSLAMMDAALQGIGVALAPAVMFARQLENDLIRQPFDVGITTGSYWLTRLQSRAETPAMLAFKGWLQTQAGEGEAVLLPSS; translated from the coding sequence ATGTTGCGTTCCCATTTGCCCCTTAATGCCCTGCGCGCCTTCGAGGCTTCGGCTCGCCACCTGAGCTTTACCCGCGCCGCCATCGAGCTGTGCGTTACCCAGGCGGCGGTCAGCCATCAGGTAAAAAGCCTGGAAGCCCAACTCAATGTCACTTTGTTCAAGCGCCTGCCGCGCGGGCTCATGCTCACCCGCGAAGGCGAAACCCTGCTGCCGGTGCTGCGGGAATCCTTCGACCGCATCGCCCAGACCCTGGGGCAGTTCGAAGGCGGGCATTACCGCGAAGTGCTAACCGTGGGCGCGGTGGGCACCTTCGCGGTGGGCTGGCTGTTGCCGCGCCTTTCGGACTTTCAGGCACGTTACCCGCTGATCGACCTGCGCCTGTCCACCCACAACAACCGTGTCGATGTGGCTGCCGAAGGCCTGGATTACGCAGTACGTTTCGGCGCCGGTGCCTGGCATGGCACCGATGCCTGCCACGTGCTGGCGGCGCCGCTGACGGTGCTGTGCATCCCGGCGATCGCCGAGCACCTGCACGCGCCGCACGATCTGTTGAAGCACACGCTGCTGCGCTCCTACCGCGCCGATGAATGGAACCTGTGGTTTCACGCCGCTGGGTTGCCCGCCGATACCCTTGTGCCACGCAGTATCGTGTTCGACTCTTCGCTGGCGATGATGGATGCCGCGTTGCAGGGGATCGGGGTGGCGTTGGCACCGGCGGTGATGTTTGCGCGGCAATTGGAAAACGATCTGATTCGCCAGCCTTTCGACGTGGGCATTACCACCGGCAGCTACTGGTTGACGCGCCTGCAGTCCAGGGCCGAGACACCGGCGATGCTGGCGTTCAAGGGCTGGCTGCAAACCCAGGCCGGTGAGGGCGAAGCTGTCCTTCTGCCATCTTCTTGA
- a CDS encoding DUF2252 domain-containing protein, with translation MKIPRPSARMPHLTQLRNLKMARSAHAYVRGSTVQFYEWLHSLPGRRLPHGPAIWICGDCHAGNLGPTGDTDGRIDMHIRDLDQTVIGNPAHDLVRLALSLATAARGSDLPGVTTARMLEEMMQGYEQAFKDKPDEAPPRPSQVKAGMRSAVARTWKHLARERIESVRPTIPLGKHFWSLSRAEKSALENVCASDDIQQLVTSLKGRPKDAKVELLDSAYWVKGCSSLGLLRYAVLLGVGDKDDQEYCLIDIKEAVGAAAPRASRAKMPRDNGRRVVEGARQLSPGLGERMVATRFLDHGFFIRELLPQDMKLELDELSETDAMHAAGYLARVVGIAHARQMDRATRKAWMAVLQENRTRQLDAPSWLWTSVVQLVGSHEQGYLNHCRRYALEH, from the coding sequence ATGAAAATTCCGCGCCCCTCCGCCCGCATGCCGCACCTGACTCAACTACGCAATCTGAAGATGGCGCGCTCGGCCCACGCCTATGTGCGGGGCAGCACCGTGCAATTCTACGAGTGGCTGCACAGCCTGCCCGGACGCCGCTTGCCCCATGGCCCGGCGATTTGGATCTGTGGCGACTGCCACGCCGGTAATCTGGGCCCGACCGGGGACACCGACGGCCGCATCGACATGCATATCCGCGACCTCGACCAAACGGTGATCGGCAACCCGGCCCATGACCTGGTGCGCCTGGCCCTGTCCCTGGCCACGGCCGCGCGTGGCTCGGACCTGCCAGGGGTGACCACCGCACGCATGCTCGAAGAAATGATGCAGGGTTACGAACAAGCCTTCAAAGACAAGCCGGACGAAGCCCCGCCACGCCCCTCCCAGGTCAAGGCTGGCATGCGCAGCGCGGTGGCGCGTACCTGGAAGCATTTGGCGCGTGAACGGATCGAGAGCGTGCGGCCGACGATCCCGCTGGGCAAACACTTCTGGTCGCTGTCGCGGGCGGAAAAAAGTGCGTTGGAAAACGTCTGCGCCTCGGATGACATTCAGCAGTTGGTCACCTCGCTCAAGGGGCGGCCCAAGGATGCCAAGGTCGAGTTGCTGGACTCGGCGTATTGGGTCAAGGGCTGCAGTTCCCTCGGGCTGCTGCGTTATGCAGTGTTGCTCGGTGTGGGTGACAAAGATGATCAGGAGTACTGCCTGATCGATATCAAGGAAGCCGTGGGCGCGGCGGCACCCCGTGCGTCCCGGGCGAAGATGCCACGAGACAATGGTCGCCGCGTGGTTGAGGGCGCGCGTCAGTTGTCGCCGGGATTGGGCGAACGCATGGTGGCGACGCGCTTTTTGGACCATGGTTTTTTTATCCGGGAACTGCTGCCCCAGGACATGAAGCTGGAACTGGACGAACTGAGCGAAACCGACGCCATGCACGCCGCCGGTTACCTGGCCCGCGTGGTCGGCATCGCCCACGCCCGACAGATGGACCGCGCCACCCGCAAGGCCTGGATGGCGGTCCTCCAGGAGAACCGCACCCGGCAACTGGACGCGCCGTCGTGGTTATGGACCAGCGTGGTGCAACTGGTAGGCAGCCATGAGCAAGGCTACCTCAACCACTGCCGGCGATATGCCCTGGAACACTGA
- the yghX gene encoding YghX family hydrolase, protein MERLSAKDFAPELLELYDGYAHGTINRREFLDRAALFTFGGLTASALLAALSPDYALAEQVKFTDPAIVADYITYPSPQGHGTVRGYLVRPTHASGKLPAVVVVHENRGLNPYIEDVARRLAKAGFIALAPDGLTSVGGYPGNDEKGKALQEQVDPTKLMNDFFAAIEWLMKHDSGNGKVGITGFCYGGGVTNAAAVAYPELGAAVSFYGRQPDTKDVARIKAPIMLHFGELDTRINEGWPAYEQALKAAGTLYEAYIYQGANHGFHNDSTPRYDDAAANLAWERTLGWFRKYLA, encoded by the coding sequence ATGGAACGCTTGAGCGCCAAAGACTTCGCCCCCGAACTGCTGGAACTCTATGACGGCTATGCCCATGGCACGATCAACCGTCGCGAGTTTCTCGACCGCGCCGCGCTGTTCACTTTCGGCGGGCTGACCGCGTCGGCGTTGCTGGCGGCGCTGAGCCCCGACTATGCCCTGGCCGAACAGGTGAAATTCACCGACCCTGCCATCGTCGCCGACTACATCACCTACCCCTCGCCCCAGGGCCACGGCACAGTACGCGGCTATCTGGTGCGCCCGACACATGCCAGCGGCAAGCTGCCGGCGGTGGTGGTGGTGCATGAAAATCGCGGTTTGAACCCCTATATCGAAGACGTCGCGCGGCGCCTGGCCAAGGCCGGATTCATCGCCCTGGCGCCGGACGGCCTGACCTCGGTCGGCGGTTACCCCGGCAATGATGAAAAAGGCAAGGCGCTGCAAGAGCAAGTCGACCCGACCAAACTGATGAACGATTTCTTCGCGGCCATCGAATGGCTGATGAAGCACGACAGCGGCAACGGTAAGGTCGGTATCACCGGTTTCTGTTATGGCGGCGGGGTAACCAATGCGGCCGCGGTGGCCTATCCCGAACTGGGCGCTGCTGTGTCGTTTTATGGGCGCCAACCGGACACGAAGGACGTTGCACGCATCAAGGCGCCGATCATGCTGCACTTCGGCGAGCTGGACACGCGCATCAACGAAGGCTGGCCGGCCTATGAACAAGCGTTGAAGGCGGCCGGAACCCTCTATGAGGCGTATATCTACCAGGGCGCCAACCATGGCTTTCACAACGACTCGACACCGCGTTACGACGACGCGGCGGCGAACCTGGCGTGGGAGCGCACATTGGGGTGGTTTCGCAAATACCTGGCGTGA
- a CDS encoding PaaI family thioesterase, producing MHAPSLQDTTAPEGVCYGCGSSNPHGLHIKSRWDEDRVHVIAEHQPDARYCGWPDLVYGGLIAMLVDCHSNWTAMAYHYQAEQREPGSVPRIDCVTGNLGIKFIKPTPMGVPLTLRARVEGDVGRKTQVICEVYAGGVLTAIGDSVFVRVDTGQLAAAAHGRTD from the coding sequence ATGCACGCCCCTTCACTGCAGGACACCACCGCGCCGGAAGGCGTCTGTTACGGCTGCGGCAGCAGCAACCCCCACGGCCTGCACATCAAGAGCCGCTGGGATGAAGACCGCGTCCATGTGATTGCCGAGCACCAGCCGGACGCCCGCTATTGCGGCTGGCCGGACTTGGTGTATGGCGGCCTGATCGCGATGCTGGTGGACTGCCACTCCAACTGGACCGCCATGGCTTATCACTACCAGGCCGAACAACGCGAACCCGGCAGCGTGCCGCGCATCGACTGCGTCACCGGCAACCTGGGCATCAAATTCATCAAGCCCACCCCCATGGGCGTACCGCTGACCTTACGCGCGCGGGTCGAGGGCGATGTCGGGCGCAAAACCCAGGTGATCTGCGAGGTGTACGCCGGCGGCGTACTCACGGCCATCGGCGATTCGGTATTTGTGCGTGTCGATACCGGCCAGTTGGCCGCCGCTGCCCACGGTCGCACCGACTGA